In a single window of the Arachis hypogaea cultivar Tifrunner chromosome 6, arahy.Tifrunner.gnm2.J5K5, whole genome shotgun sequence genome:
- the LOC112695754 gene encoding uncharacterized protein, which yields MAVTSPSLTATEKKHWWLTNRKIVDKYIKDARSLIATQEQSEIASALNLLDAALAISPRLDHALHLRARCLLYLRRYKDVADMLQDYIPSLKIASDADSSSVSSSSSDGSSREGVKLLSPEEPVRDQTFKCFSVSDLKKKVMAGLCKTCDKEGQWRYLVLGQACCHLGLMEDAMVLLQTGKRLATDAFRRQSVCWSDDSFSLSSIPFSADSNTTNPPPPPPATPPRTPLTDAEHISQLLSHIKFLLRRRAAALAALDAGLHSEAIRHFSKILDGRRAAPQAFLAECYMHRASAYRAAGRIAESIADCNRTLALDPTCIPALDTRASLFEAIRCLPDSLHDLEHLKLLYNSILRDRKLPGPAWKRRNVRYREIPGKLCALAVKIQELKQRLASGETGNNVDYYALIGVRRGCSRSELERAHVLLTLKHKPDKATGFIERCELADERDLDSIKEKARMSALLLYRLVQKGYTNLMSAVLDEEAAEKQRKKQAALHAAAHAHAHAHTPVMVQQKPKDPAPELNNNSIEVDNLVTDNISSNDSMESNNNKSTISSSTVNPAVFQGVFCRDLAAVGTLLSQVGFNRPIPVKYEALSC from the exons ATGGCAGTCACCTCTCCCTCGCTTACCGCTACAGAAAAGAAGCACTGGTGGCTCACCAACCGGAAG ATTGTTGACAAGTACATAAAGGACGCAAGGAGTCTCATTGCGACGCAAGAACAGAGCGAGATCGCCTCGGCGCTCAACCTTCTAGACGCTGCTCTGGCGATATCACCGAGGCTGGACCATGCACTCCACCTCAGAGCACGGTGCTTGCTGTACCTGCGGCGGTACAAGGATGTCGCCGATATGCTTCAGGACTACATTCCCAGCTTGAAGATCGCCAGTGATGCTGATTCAAGTTCtgtttcctcttcttcctctgatGGGTCTTCCAGGGAAGGAGTGAAGCTTCTGTCCCCTGAGGAACCCGTGAGGGACCAAACATTCAAGTGCTTCTCCGTTTCCGATCTGAAGAAGAAGGTCATGGCTGGACTCTGTAAAACCTGCGACAAGGAAGGGCAATGGAG GTACTTGGTTTTGGGTCAAGCGTGCTGCCACTTAGGCCTAATGGAGGACGCAATGGTCCTCCTGCAGACCGGAAAACGCCTCGCCACTGACGCATTCCGACGACAGAGCGTCTGCTGGTCTGATGACAGCTTCTCCTTATCCAGCATTCCCTTCTCCGCCGACTCAAACACCACAAACCCGCCTCCTCCTCCACCTGCCACGCCACCCCGCACCCCTCTCACCGACGCCGAGCACATTTCCCAGCTCCTCAGCCACATCAAATTCCTGCTGCGGCGGCGTGCGGCGGCCCTTGCAGCACTTGATGCGGGTCTCCACTCGGAGGCCATTCGGCATTTCTCCAAGATTCTAGATGGTCGCAGGGCTGCACCTCAGGCCTTCCTGGCAGAATGCTACATGCATAGAGCCTCCGCCTACCGCGCCGCCGGCCGCATTGCGGAGTCCATAGCGGACTGCAATCGCACCCTTGCCCTTGATCCTACCTGCATTCCAGCCCTTGACACCAGAGCTTCCCTCTTCGAAGCAATTCGCTGCCTCCCGGATTCTCTCCACGACCTCGAACACCTCAAGCTTTTGTACAATTCAATTCTCAGGGACCGGAAGCTTCCTGGCCCTGCGTGGAAGCGGCGCAATGTGAGGTACAGGGAAATTCCAGGGAAGCTCTGCGCCCTTGCCGTGAAGATTCAAGAGCTGAAGCAGAGGCTGGCTTCAGGGGAGACTGGGAATAATGTAGATTACTATGCTCTCATTGGTGTGAGGCGCGGTTGTTCAAGATCTGAGTTGGAGAGGGCTCATGTGTTGCTCACTCTAAAGCATAAACCCGACAAGGCTACCGGATTCATCGAAAGGTGCGAGCTGGCCGACGAAAGAGACCTTGATTCCATCAAGGAGAAGGCCAGGATGTCAGCTTTGTTGCTGTATAGGTTGGTTCAGAAAGGTTACACAAATTTGATGAGTGCCGTCTTAGATGAAGAGGCTGCTGAGAAGCAGAGGAAGAAGCAGGCTGCATTGCATGCAGCTGCACACGCACACGCACACGCACACACCCCAGTTATGGTGCAACAGAAACCTAAGGACCCTGCTCCTGAATTGAACAATAATAGTATTGAGGTAGATAATTTGGTCACTGATAATATCAGCAGCAATGATTCAATGGAGAGTAACAATAACAAGTCTACAATATCATCATCTACTGTCAATCCTGCAGTTTTTCAAGGTGTTTTCTGTCGCGACCTGGCGGCAGTTGGGACCTTGCTTTCGCAGGTCGGATTCAATAGGCCAATTCCGGTGAAGTATGAAGCATTGAGCTGCTAA